In one window of Aceticella autotrophica DNA:
- the sigK gene encoding RNA polymerase sporulation sigma factor SigK: protein MWAAIIALAASIVKEILNFGYLTNANSFPQPLTPDEEKIYLEAYKNGNEDAKNILIERNLRLVAHVVKKYGNTGKDIDDLISIGTIGLIKAICTFDLSKGTHLATYAARCIENEILMSLRSEKKTKYEVSLQDPIGIDKEGNEISLIDILGTDADEISDEVELRMQVKKLYNKINSVLKNREKIIIELRYGLKNGGRKTQREIAKMLGISRSYVSRIEKKALSKLLKELSI from the coding sequence ATGTGGGCGGCAATTATTGCACTTGCAGCATCTATCGTAAAAGAAATTTTAAATTTTGGTTATTTAACAAATGCCAATTCATTTCCTCAACCATTAACACCAGATGAGGAAAAAATATACCTTGAAGCATACAAAAATGGTAATGAAGATGCTAAAAATATATTAATAGAAAGAAACCTTAGACTTGTAGCCCATGTAGTCAAAAAATACGGTAATACAGGAAAAGATATTGATGATTTAATATCAATAGGTACTATAGGGCTTATTAAAGCAATTTGTACATTTGATTTGTCAAAAGGTACACATTTAGCAACATATGCAGCACGTTGTATAGAAAATGAAATCCTTATGTCATTACGTTCTGAGAAAAAAACAAAATACGAAGTTTCTTTACAAGACCCAATAGGCATAGACAAAGAGGGCAATGAAATCTCCCTTATAGATATATTGGGAACAGATGCAGATGAAATCAGTGATGAGGTAGAACTCAGAATGCAGGTTAAAAAACTTTATAATAAAATAAATAGTGTTCTAAAAAACAGGGAAAAAATAATAATTGAATTAAGATATGGACTTAAAAACGGTGGACGTAAAACCCAGAGAGAAATAGCGAAAATGCTGGGTATATCAAGGTCATATGTGTCAAGAATAGAAAAAAAAGCTTTAAGTAAATTATTAAAGGAATTATCAATATAA
- a CDS encoding YqeG family HAD IIIA-type phosphatase — MYHKLIPDMRVKNIYEINFDSLKKMGIQYLIIDIDNTLVPQKVRYVDNKILEWFKNINENGFKVCLISNNTKKRVNGFKEKIGVPGIAWAIKPRKSPFKKALKILNAKPSETAVIGDQIFTDIFGGHRAGLYTILVVPISKEEFGLTKIVRKFEKHILKRM; from the coding sequence TTGTACCATAAATTAATACCAGATATGCGTGTAAAAAATATATATGAAATTAATTTTGACAGTCTAAAAAAAATGGGTATACAATATCTAATCATTGATATTGATAATACCTTAGTACCTCAAAAGGTAAGATACGTAGACAATAAAATATTAGAATGGTTTAAAAATATAAATGAAAATGGTTTTAAGGTATGTCTCATATCAAATAATACCAAAAAAAGGGTCAACGGATTTAAAGAAAAAATTGGAGTTCCGGGTATTGCATGGGCTATTAAACCAAGAAAGAGTCCTTTTAAAAAAGCTCTTAAAATACTCAATGCCAAACCTTCTGAGACAGCAGTAATAGGAGACCAGATTTTTACAGATATTTTCGGAGGGCATAGGGCTGGACTCTATACTATATTGGTTGTGCCTATCTCAAAGGAAGAGTTTGGATTAACCAAAATTGTTAGGAAATTTGAAAAGCACATACTTAAAAGGATGTGA